From Triticum urartu cultivar G1812 chromosome 2, Tu2.1, whole genome shotgun sequence, a single genomic window includes:
- the LOC125534507 gene encoding rapid alkalinization factor 23-like, whose protein sequence is MPTWAATPVLLLLLLLLQGRGGHGAIGISSLDMDMDMDMGVEAAAHGRLLWASGGGRRYISYDALRGDAVPCSRPGVPYYNCRVSTTANPYSRGCESITRCRDDDPS, encoded by the coding sequence ATGCCTACATGGGCGGCCACCCCCGTGCTCCTCCTGCTGCTGCTCCTCCTGCAGGGGAGGGGAGGCCACGGCGCCATCGGCATCAGCAGCCTCGACATGGACATGGACATGGACATGggggtggaggcggcggcgcacggGCGGCTGCTGTGggcgagcggcggcgggcggaggtACATCAGCTACGACGCGCTGCGGGGGGACGCCGTGCCCTGCTCCCGGCCGGGGGTGCCCTACTACAACTGCCGCGTCAGCACCACCGCCAACCCCTACTCCCGCGGCTGCGAGTCCATCACCCGCTGCCGCGACGACGACCCTTCCTAG
- the LOC125534508 gene encoding probable polyol transporter 4 isoform X1 — protein MELRGAGTAANGGGMAGFLGRKSRYVRMDDVLPPDPEVEKEDGVGGGVRVRGGARRHVFLCSVFASLNHVLLGYDVGVMSGCIIFIQKDLHIDEVQQEVLVGCLSFISLLGSLAAGRTSDAIGRKRTIGLAAAIFQAGAAVMALAPSFAALMAGRLLAGIGIGFGLMVAPVYISEISPAALRGSLASLPEIFISFGILLGYVSNLAFAGLPDHVNWRVMLAAGILPSISVAYVLTVIPESPRWLVMQGRTGEARAVLLTVTETEGEAQERLAEIEESARVTSAGKAVWREIMRPSPVVRRMMLAGLGVQFFQQATGIDALVYYSPTIFRDAGIATEGHLLAATVAVGLSKTIFIVIAILLVDRVGRKPLLLISTVGITACLAVLAATLSLLSRGALPGGAAIALAILTVCGFVAFFSVGIGPINMVLSSEIYPLRLRAQAVGLGLAVNRLTSGAVAMSFLSICRAVSVAGAFTAFAAVSALSVAFVHWFVPETSGKTLEEIELLFGDAGGSGGEVEVELGDGEHLVHER, from the exons ATGGAGCTTCGTGGCGCCGGCACGGCGGCCAACGGCGGCGGCATGGCCGGGTTCTTGGGGAGGAAGAGCAGGTACGTGCGCATGGACGACGTGCTCCCGCCGGACCCGGAGGTGGAGAAGGAGGACGGCGTCGGCGGCGGGGTCCGTGTTCGCGGCGGCGCGAGGAGACACGTGTTCCTCTGCTCCGTCTTCGCCTCCCTCAACCACGTCCTCCTCGGCTACG ATGTCGGCGTGATGAGCGGCTGCATCATCTTCATCCAGAAGGACCTCCACATCGACGAGGTGCAGCAGGAGGTGCTCGTCGGCTGCCTCAGCTTCATCTCGCTCCTCGGCAGCCTCGCCGCCGGCAGGACGTCCGACGCCATAGGCCGGAAGCGGACCATCGGGCTCGCGGCCGCCATCTTCCAGGCCGGCGCGGCCGTGATGGCTCTCGCGCCGTCCTTCGCCGCGCTCATGGCCGGGAGGCTGCTGGCCGGCATCGGCATCGGGTTCGGCCTCATGGTCGCGCCGGTGTACATCTCGGAGATCTCCCCGGCGGCTCTGCGGGGCTCGCTCGCCTCCCTCCCGGAGATATTCATAAGCTTCGGCATCCTCCTCGGCTACGTCTCGAACCTCGCCTTCGCGGGCCTCCCCGACCACGTCAACTGGCGCGTCATGCTCGCCGCCGGCATCCTCCCGTCCATCTCCGTCGCCTACGTGCTCACGGTGATCCCGGAGTCCCCGCGGTGGCTCGTCATGCAGGGCCGCACCGGCGAGGCGCGTGCCGTGCTCCTCACGGTCACGGAGACCGAGGGCGAGGCGCAGGAGAGGCTCGCCGAGATCGAGGAGTCGGCGCGCGTGACGAGCGCCGGCAAAGCGGTTTGGAGAGAAATTATGAGGCCGTCGCCGGTCGTCCGCCGGATGATGCTCGCCGGGCTGGGCGTCCAGTTCTTCCAGCAGGCCACAGGCATCGACGCACTGGTGTATTACAGTCCGACCATATTCCGGGACGCCGGCATCGCCACGGAGGGCCACCTACTGGCCGCCACCGTCGCGGTGGGGCTCTCCAAGACGATCTTCATCGTGATCGCCATACTTCTGGTAGACCGTGTCGGCAGGAAGCCCCTACTCCTCATCAGCACGGTCGGCATCACCGCCTGCCTTGCCGTGCTCGCCGCGACGCTCTCCCTGCTGTCGCGCGGCGCGCTGCCAGGCGGCGCGGCGATCGCGCTGGCCATCTTGACGGTGTGCggcttcgtggccttcttctcggTGGGCATCGGGCCCATCAACATGGTGCTGAGCTCGGAGATCTACCCGCTGAGGCTGCGCGCGCAGGCGGTGGGCCTCGGCCTGGCGGTGAACCGGCTGACCAGCGGCGCCGTGGCCATGTCCTTCCTGTCCATCTGCCGCGCCGTGTCCGTGGCCGGCGCGTTCACGGCGTTCGCGGCCGTCTCGGCGCTGTCCGTGGCGTTCGTGCACTGGTTCGTGCCCGAGACGAGCGGCAAGACGCTCGAGGAGATCGAGTTGCTGTTCGGCGATGCCGGTGGCAGCGGCGGCGAGGTGGAGGTGGAGCTCGGCGACGGGGAACATCTGGTGCACGAGCGATGA
- the LOC125534508 gene encoding probable polyol transporter 4 isoform X2, whose translation MSGCIIFIQKDLHIDEVQQEVLVGCLSFISLLGSLAAGRTSDAIGRKRTIGLAAAIFQAGAAVMALAPSFAALMAGRLLAGIGIGFGLMVAPVYISEISPAALRGSLASLPEIFISFGILLGYVSNLAFAGLPDHVNWRVMLAAGILPSISVAYVLTVIPESPRWLVMQGRTGEARAVLLTVTETEGEAQERLAEIEESARVTSAGKAVWREIMRPSPVVRRMMLAGLGVQFFQQATGIDALVYYSPTIFRDAGIATEGHLLAATVAVGLSKTIFIVIAILLVDRVGRKPLLLISTVGITACLAVLAATLSLLSRGALPGGAAIALAILTVCGFVAFFSVGIGPINMVLSSEIYPLRLRAQAVGLGLAVNRLTSGAVAMSFLSICRAVSVAGAFTAFAAVSALSVAFVHWFVPETSGKTLEEIELLFGDAGGSGGEVEVELGDGEHLVHER comes from the coding sequence ATGAGCGGCTGCATCATCTTCATCCAGAAGGACCTCCACATCGACGAGGTGCAGCAGGAGGTGCTCGTCGGCTGCCTCAGCTTCATCTCGCTCCTCGGCAGCCTCGCCGCCGGCAGGACGTCCGACGCCATAGGCCGGAAGCGGACCATCGGGCTCGCGGCCGCCATCTTCCAGGCCGGCGCGGCCGTGATGGCTCTCGCGCCGTCCTTCGCCGCGCTCATGGCCGGGAGGCTGCTGGCCGGCATCGGCATCGGGTTCGGCCTCATGGTCGCGCCGGTGTACATCTCGGAGATCTCCCCGGCGGCTCTGCGGGGCTCGCTCGCCTCCCTCCCGGAGATATTCATAAGCTTCGGCATCCTCCTCGGCTACGTCTCGAACCTCGCCTTCGCGGGCCTCCCCGACCACGTCAACTGGCGCGTCATGCTCGCCGCCGGCATCCTCCCGTCCATCTCCGTCGCCTACGTGCTCACGGTGATCCCGGAGTCCCCGCGGTGGCTCGTCATGCAGGGCCGCACCGGCGAGGCGCGTGCCGTGCTCCTCACGGTCACGGAGACCGAGGGCGAGGCGCAGGAGAGGCTCGCCGAGATCGAGGAGTCGGCGCGCGTGACGAGCGCCGGCAAAGCGGTTTGGAGAGAAATTATGAGGCCGTCGCCGGTCGTCCGCCGGATGATGCTCGCCGGGCTGGGCGTCCAGTTCTTCCAGCAGGCCACAGGCATCGACGCACTGGTGTATTACAGTCCGACCATATTCCGGGACGCCGGCATCGCCACGGAGGGCCACCTACTGGCCGCCACCGTCGCGGTGGGGCTCTCCAAGACGATCTTCATCGTGATCGCCATACTTCTGGTAGACCGTGTCGGCAGGAAGCCCCTACTCCTCATCAGCACGGTCGGCATCACCGCCTGCCTTGCCGTGCTCGCCGCGACGCTCTCCCTGCTGTCGCGCGGCGCGCTGCCAGGCGGCGCGGCGATCGCGCTGGCCATCTTGACGGTGTGCggcttcgtggccttcttctcggTGGGCATCGGGCCCATCAACATGGTGCTGAGCTCGGAGATCTACCCGCTGAGGCTGCGCGCGCAGGCGGTGGGCCTCGGCCTGGCGGTGAACCGGCTGACCAGCGGCGCCGTGGCCATGTCCTTCCTGTCCATCTGCCGCGCCGTGTCCGTGGCCGGCGCGTTCACGGCGTTCGCGGCCGTCTCGGCGCTGTCCGTGGCGTTCGTGCACTGGTTCGTGCCCGAGACGAGCGGCAAGACGCTCGAGGAGATCGAGTTGCTGTTCGGCGATGCCGGTGGCAGCGGCGGCGAGGTGGAGGTGGAGCTCGGCGACGGGGAACATCTGGTGCACGAGCGATGA